Proteins found in one Campylobacter concisus genomic segment:
- the napG gene encoding ferredoxin-type protein NapG, whose amino-acid sequence MGFSSRREALKFGAKVALLALGGGFVWSLSAKASPLMLLRPPGAKEEKQFLQSCIRCGLCVEACPFDTLKLSSLEDGISIGTPYFEPRKIPCYMCENIPCVPACPTGALDVNLVSTKDKLDINKAKMGVAVVDMKNCVAYWGIQCDACYRSCPLIDKALYLEYRRNERTQKHAFLLPVVDSDICTGCGLCERACITKKAAITVLNRDAVLGKVGDNYVKGWIKEDERRIDDADSKIKLDIKKATDYLNGGEL is encoded by the coding sequence ATGGGATTTTCAAGTAGGCGAGAGGCTTTAAAATTTGGAGCAAAAGTAGCACTTTTGGCTCTTGGCGGAGGCTTTGTTTGGTCGCTTAGTGCCAAAGCTTCGCCACTTATGCTTCTTAGGCCTCCTGGTGCAAAAGAAGAGAAGCAATTTTTACAAAGTTGCATTAGATGCGGGCTTTGCGTAGAAGCTTGTCCATTTGATACGCTAAAGCTCTCATCGCTAGAAGATGGCATAAGCATTGGAACGCCTTATTTTGAGCCTAGAAAAATTCCTTGCTATATGTGTGAAAATATCCCTTGTGTGCCAGCCTGTCCGACTGGAGCTTTGGACGTAAATTTAGTAAGCACAAAAGACAAGCTTGACATAAATAAGGCCAAAATGGGTGTTGCGGTGGTTGATATGAAAAACTGCGTGGCATACTGGGGCATACAGTGCGATGCTTGCTATAGATCCTGTCCGCTCATAGATAAGGCCTTGTATCTTGAGTATCGCCGTAACGAAAGGACGCAAAAGCATGCCTTTTTACTTCCAGTGGTCGATAGCGACATCTGCACCGGATGTGGCCTATGCGAGCGAGCCTGTATCACTAAAAAAGCAGCCATTACCGTGCTAAACCGTGACGCGGTGCTCGGCAAAGTAGGCGATAACTACGTCAAAGGCTGGATAAAAGAAGATGAAAGACGCATAGACGATGCAGACAGCAAAATAAAGCTTGACATTAAAAAAGCGACTGATTATCTAAATGGTGGTGAGCTATGA
- the napH gene encoding quinol dehydrogenase ferredoxin subunit NapH, with protein MKFLILRRITQISILALFILGNFYGVKILSGNLSSSLLFGKIPLSDPFALVQILLASFSAGINAIIGAGIIFTFYALIAPRAFCSWICPINLLTDIAFKLREKFGFKGEKVLNVSKNLRYYLLALALILSLALSYPVFESVSYIGIIQHGIIYGSASALGIAVAIIAFDMFVLKRGICSHVCPLGAFYAIISKFALIRVKHDAQACTKCMKCKLICPEMQVLDMIGKESRSVSSSECISCGRCIDVCGDGALKFSIRNLRREK; from the coding sequence ATGAAATTTTTAATCTTAAGACGAATAACTCAAATTTCTATCCTAGCGCTATTTATCCTAGGAAATTTTTACGGAGTTAAGATACTTAGCGGAAATTTAAGCTCATCTTTGCTTTTTGGAAAAATTCCACTAAGCGATCCATTCGCTTTAGTTCAAATTTTACTTGCAAGCTTTAGTGCCGGCATAAATGCAATTATTGGAGCTGGCATTATCTTTACATTTTACGCATTGATTGCTCCAAGAGCGTTTTGTTCGTGGATATGCCCGATAAATTTACTAACCGATATCGCTTTTAAACTAAGAGAAAAATTTGGCTTTAAGGGCGAAAAAGTCTTAAATGTGAGTAAAAATTTACGTTATTACTTGCTGGCTCTTGCTCTTATATTAAGCCTTGCTTTATCTTATCCAGTATTTGAGAGCGTTAGCTATATTGGCATTATTCAGCATGGCATTATTTACGGCTCAGCTAGTGCTTTAGGCATAGCAGTTGCGATCATTGCTTTTGATATGTTTGTGTTAAAGCGTGGCATTTGCTCGCACGTTTGTCCACTTGGTGCCTTTTATGCCATTATCTCAAAATTTGCCCTAATTAGAGTAAAACATGATGCCCAGGCTTGTACAAAATGTATGAAATGTAAGCTTATTTGCCCAGAGATGCAAGTGCTTGACATGATCGGTAAAGAGAGCCGCTCGGTTAGCTCAAGCGAGTGCATAAGCTGTGGTAGGTGCATTGATGTTTGTGGAGACGGGGCATTGAAATTTAGTATTAGAAATTTAAGGAGAGAAAAATGA